A region of Massilia sp. WG5 DNA encodes the following proteins:
- a CDS encoding S46 family peptidase, whose translation MKKSLISLAVLASFAAQADEGMWMPQQLPQVAKQLKADGLKLDPATLTKLTEFPAGAIVSLGGCSASFVSPQGLVITNHHCVYNSVAINSTPQRDLLNDGFLAKSMAEELPAAPGSRVFVTEEVANVSNRVITPEVAKLTGKARVEAIEKNQKALVAECEKDAGYRCTVPSFYGGLEFYRIKQLEIRDVRLVHAPPSGVGKFGGDTDNWMWPRHTGDYGFYRAYVSKDGKAADFSKDNVPYQPKHFLKIAKEGVKEGDFIMALGYPGRTNRHRLPSEVAFTFDWNYPAFVKASGETLAVIERETKNDPAAKLKYAGQIAGVNNYYKNRKGMIASYEGSDILARKTAEHNALKAWVNANPQRKAEFGADIEAVEKLIAERDANVKREFFLSYSTPRFLNSARTLYRLANERSKPDADRKSGYQERDMPRLNAVIAGQDRTYDEKVDKALVLNFLKQYNAQPANEHKLAFDNALGIKPGMSEAELKTALDKLYAGSQLQNKDVRSAWLSKSPAEFQASNDAFIKAAVALYDADRKDEADEEELGGNIQKAYASYMKAKIAYMNSKGQAVYPDANSTLRVTFGNIKGRNYGADGTGSWTAFTTVKGVLAKHTGEGEFNAPERQLAAIRAKDFGKYADPKLKTVPVDYLATLDITGGNSGSAALNARGELIGLAFDGTLDSIISDWDFNKEATRDIQVDIRYILWNMDKVDHADNLLKEMGVK comes from the coding sequence ATGAAAAAATCCTTGATCTCGCTCGCCGTCCTGGCCAGCTTCGCGGCACAAGCCGACGAAGGCATGTGGATGCCGCAGCAGCTGCCACAAGTAGCCAAGCAACTGAAAGCCGATGGCCTCAAGCTCGACCCGGCCACCCTGACCAAGCTGACCGAATTTCCGGCCGGCGCCATCGTGAGCCTGGGCGGTTGCTCGGCTTCCTTCGTCTCGCCGCAGGGCCTGGTGATCACCAACCACCACTGCGTCTACAACAGCGTGGCGATCAATTCGACCCCGCAGCGCGACCTGCTGAACGACGGCTTCCTGGCCAAGAGCATGGCCGAGGAACTGCCGGCCGCGCCGGGCAGCCGCGTGTTCGTGACCGAGGAAGTGGCCAACGTCAGCAATCGCGTGATCACCCCGGAAGTCGCCAAGCTGACCGGCAAGGCGCGCGTCGAAGCGATCGAGAAGAACCAGAAAGCCCTGGTGGCCGAGTGCGAAAAGGACGCCGGCTACCGCTGCACGGTGCCGAGCTTCTACGGCGGCCTCGAGTTCTACCGTATCAAGCAGCTGGAAATCCGCGACGTGCGCCTGGTGCACGCCCCGCCGTCGGGCGTGGGTAAATTCGGCGGCGACACCGACAACTGGATGTGGCCGCGCCACACCGGCGACTATGGTTTCTACCGCGCCTACGTCAGCAAGGACGGCAAGGCCGCCGACTTCTCGAAGGACAACGTGCCCTACCAGCCGAAGCACTTCCTCAAGATCGCCAAGGAAGGCGTGAAGGAAGGCGACTTCATCATGGCGCTGGGCTATCCGGGCCGCACCAACCGCCACCGCCTGCCGTCGGAAGTGGCCTTCACCTTCGACTGGAACTACCCGGCCTTCGTGAAGGCATCGGGCGAGACCCTGGCCGTCATTGAGCGCGAGACCAAGAACGATCCGGCCGCCAAGCTGAAATACGCGGGCCAGATCGCCGGCGTCAACAACTACTACAAGAACCGCAAGGGCATGATCGCCAGCTACGAAGGCAGCGACATCCTGGCGCGCAAGACCGCCGAGCACAATGCGCTGAAGGCCTGGGTCAACGCCAATCCGCAGCGCAAGGCCGAATTCGGCGCCGACATCGAGGCCGTCGAGAAGCTGATCGCCGAGCGCGACGCCAACGTCAAGCGTGAATTCTTCCTGAGCTACTCGACCCCGCGCTTCCTGAACTCGGCGCGTACCCTGTACCGCCTGGCCAACGAGCGCAGCAAGCCGGACGCCGACCGCAAGTCGGGCTACCAGGAACGCGACATGCCGCGCCTGAACGCCGTCATCGCCGGCCAGGACCGCACCTACGACGAGAAGGTCGACAAGGCGCTGGTGCTGAATTTCCTGAAACAATACAACGCGCAACCGGCCAACGAGCATAAGCTCGCCTTCGACAACGCCCTCGGCATCAAGCCGGGCATGAGCGAAGCCGAGCTGAAGACCGCGCTCGACAAGCTGTACGCCGGTTCGCAGCTGCAGAACAAGGACGTCCGCAGCGCGTGGCTGAGCAAGTCGCCGGCTGAGTTCCAGGCCAGCAACGACGCCTTCATCAAGGCCGCCGTTGCCCTGTACGACGCCGACCGCAAGGACGAAGCCGACGAAGAAGAACTGGGCGGCAACATCCAGAAGGCCTACGCCAGCTACATGAAGGCCAAGATCGCCTACATGAACAGCAAGGGCCAGGCGGTCTATCCGGACGCCAACTCGACCCTGCGCGTCACCTTCGGCAACATCAAGGGCCGCAACTACGGCGCCGACGGCACCGGTTCCTGGACCGCCTTCACCACCGTGAAGGGCGTGCTCGCCAAGCACACCGGCGAAGGCGAGTTCAATGCGCCGGAGCGCCAGCTGGCCGCGATCCGCGCCAAGGACTTCGGCAAGTATGCCGATCCGAAGCTGAAGACCGTGCCGGTCGACTACCTGGCGACGCTCGACATCACCGGCGGCAATTCCGGTTCGGCCGCGCTGAACGCCAGGGGCGAGCTGATCGGCCTGGCCTTCGACGGCACCCTGGATTCGATCATCTCGGACTGGGACTTCAACAAGGAAGCCACGCGCGACATCCAAGTCGACATCCGCTACATCCTGTGGAACATGGACAAGGTCGATCACGCCGACAACCTGCTGAAGGAGATGGGCGTCAAGTAA
- a CDS encoding GlsB/YeaQ/YmgE family stress response membrane protein, with protein MLFIIWIVVGGILGWLASMVMKTDAEQGMILNVVVGIVGAFLGGWLLSPLFGSGTINSDDFSVSSLLVSFLGAVILLAIVNLLRRGRAR; from the coding sequence ATGTTATTCATTATCTGGATCGTCGTCGGTGGTATTCTCGGCTGGCTTGCCAGCATGGTCATGAAAACGGACGCTGAACAAGGCATGATCCTGAATGTCGTGGTCGGTATCGTTGGCGCCTTCCTGGGTGGCTGGCTGCTGTCGCCGCTGTTTGGCTCCGGCACCATCAACTCCGATGACTTCAGTGTTTCGTCGCTGCTGGTTTCCTTCCTGGGCGCCGTCATCCTGCTGGCCATCGTCAATCTGCTGCGTCGCGGCCGCGCCCGCTAA
- a CDS encoding phosphatidylserine/phosphatidylglycerophosphate/cardiolipin synthase family protein, translating into MVAFLACIATVIVGLLALNFMPTEKKIETQLTRLYDTDDPQFRRSLGVLLGPPLVEGNKVEVLLNGDQIFPAMLKAIREAKKTITFETYIYWSGAIGREFTEALSERARAGVKVHVLLDWIGSMKISDTEMDQMRQAGVQLHRYHKPVWWKLARLNNRTHRKLLIVDGRIGFTGGVGIADKWRGHAQDEDHWRDSHFRVEGPVVGQMQAVFNDNWTKATGKVLDGEAYFPALTAKGDMPAQMFSSSITGGGESMHLMYLMAITAARRTIHLSNSYFVPDELAVKALVAAAKRGVDVRIITPGKIIDSDVVRAASRERWGELLAAGVKMAEFQPTMYHVKALVVDSLLVSVGSTNFDNRSFSLNDEANLNVLDPAFAKEQEAVFEQDWLRAKPISLQQWENRPLHDKAAGKLADLIGAQL; encoded by the coding sequence ATGGTTGCATTCCTCGCCTGCATCGCTACCGTGATCGTGGGCCTGCTGGCATTGAATTTCATGCCCACCGAAAAGAAAATCGAAACCCAGCTCACGCGGCTGTACGACACGGATGATCCGCAATTCCGCCGTTCCCTCGGCGTGCTGCTCGGCCCGCCATTGGTCGAAGGCAACAAGGTCGAAGTCCTGCTCAACGGCGACCAGATCTTCCCCGCCATGCTGAAGGCGATCCGCGAAGCGAAGAAGACGATCACCTTCGAAACCTATATCTACTGGTCCGGCGCGATCGGCCGCGAATTCACGGAAGCCCTGTCGGAGCGCGCGCGCGCCGGCGTCAAGGTGCACGTACTGCTCGACTGGATCGGCAGCATGAAAATCAGCGACACGGAAATGGACCAGATGCGCCAGGCCGGCGTGCAGCTGCACCGCTACCACAAGCCGGTCTGGTGGAAGCTGGCCCGGCTGAACAATCGCACCCACCGCAAGCTCCTGATCGTCGATGGCCGCATCGGCTTCACGGGCGGGGTCGGCATCGCCGACAAATGGCGCGGCCATGCCCAGGACGAAGACCACTGGCGCGACAGTCATTTCCGCGTCGAGGGCCCGGTAGTCGGCCAGATGCAGGCGGTGTTCAACGACAACTGGACCAAGGCGACCGGCAAGGTGCTCGACGGCGAGGCATACTTCCCGGCCCTGACAGCCAAGGGCGACATGCCGGCGCAGATGTTCTCGAGCTCCATCACCGGCGGCGGCGAAAGCATGCACCTGATGTACCTGATGGCGATCACCGCCGCACGCCGCACGATCCACCTGTCGAACTCCTACTTCGTGCCGGACGAACTGGCGGTGAAGGCCCTGGTCGCGGCGGCGAAACGCGGGGTCGACGTACGCATCATTACGCCCGGCAAGATCATCGATTCGGACGTGGTGCGCGCCGCCTCGCGCGAGCGCTGGGGCGAGCTGCTGGCCGCCGGCGTCAAGATGGCCGAATTCCAGCCGACCATGTACCACGTGAAGGCGCTGGTGGTCGATTCGCTGCTGGTGTCGGTCGGCTCGACCAACTTCGACAACCGCTCCTTCAGCCTGAACGATGAAGCCAACCTGAACGTCCTCGACCCGGCCTTCGCCAAGGAGCAGGAAGCAGTCTTCGAACAGGACTGGCTGCGCGCCAAACCGATCTCGCTGCAGCAGTGGGAAAACCGCCCCCTGCATGACAAGGCGGCGGGCAAGCTGGCCGACCTGATCGGCGCGCAGCTGTAA